The DNA window ACGCGGTGCGCCGTGCGCTCGAGGCCGCCCGCGCCGCGACGCTCGCGTTCCTCGTGAGCCTGATCGTCGGCGCGCTCCGCGCGCCGGTGATCGAGGTCTCGATGCGGCTCGCCGACTCCGGGGAGACCTGGACGAGCGCGTTCCCGCGGTTCGCGGCCGCCGCGGTCGCCGGCGCGGTCGCCGTGATCGCCGTCGACCGGCACGCGGGCGTGCTGGAGTACTGAGTTCGGGCGGGCTCGGGAACGCTCGCTCCGCGGACTTCGAGCGCGTTCGCCGTGCGTCGTAGTGTTCAGATAAGCTGATTCCATGCGAAGCTGAACGATCTGATCCAATCGTCGGCGGTTTCTGCTTTGGCGTTGCTGAAACAGTTTGAGAAACAGACAGTTCGACGTTTTATTTCTCTAAAGACACGTTCAACGCTGTTCCGATTTCCATGTTTTTCGTATCTGAAATCGAAGCCGTGACGATGACACGCGTCTTGTAACGAGTGCGATCCATCGACGAGAAACACGGCGTCGGAGACGTCGTGTTTCTCGGAGAGTTCCGTCAGAAACGAATGTGCGAACACCTTTGTTGTCGTCGGCTCAAGCTTCGTATGGAGTAATTCGTTTGTCTCGGGATCGACGGCGGCATACAGCCAATATTGCTCATCGTTGAGCCGGATCACAGTCTCGTCAACCGCAACGTGATCCGGGCACCGCCCAGTTTCGGGCTGTAAATCGGCCTTGTGAACCCAATTATGAACGGTTGATCGAGCACGTTTGACACCGAATATCTCAAGAATAGAAACGGTATTCGAAAGTGATAACACAGCGAGATGGAGCTGAATACCGAGCTTCATCAGCAATCTCGGTGTCGCTTCTCGTTCCACAAAACCTAATTCGATCTGGTCGATACTACCGGTGAGGCGTGTGTTTTCGGGCATCAACCACTCAGAAAACACACCGCCTCACTCTTCACCCTTATCTGAACACCGCCCCGTGCGTCGGGTCAACCGTTAAGTCGCGGTCGGTCGACCGTGTAGGTAATGTACGACCCCGAGGAGCTTGCCGAGATCCGGGAGGCGAAGGAGTCCTGGGAGGAGGGAACCTACGGCGACACCGTCGACCGATTCGGGGAGCGCGAAGCGGAGTTCACGACCGACACCGGCGGCCAGTCGGTCGATCCGCTGTACACCCCCGCCGACGTCGCCGATCACGACTACCGCGAGGACGCCGGCTTCCCCGGCGAAGAACCGTACACGCGCGGCGTCTACTCGACGATGCACCGCGGCCGGCTCTGGACGATGCGGCAGTACGCCGGAATGGGAACGGCCGCCGAGACCAACGAACGGTTCCGCTACCTCATCGACGAGGGCTCCTCGGGGCTCTCGATGGCGTTCGATCTCCCGACGCAGATGGGATACGACTCCGACGCCGCGATGGCCGAGGGCGAGGTCGGTCGCTCGGGAGTCGCCATCGACACGCTCGACGACTTCGAGACCGTCTTCTCCGGCATCCCCCTCGACGAGGTCTCCACGTCGATGACGATCAACGCGCCCGCCGCCGTGTTGCTCGCGATGTACGTCGCGATGGGCGACCAGCAGGGAGTCCCGCGCGAGGAGCTCCGCGGGACGATCCAGAACGACATCATG is part of the Halorubrum aethiopicum genome and encodes:
- a CDS encoding IS6 family transposase; translated protein: MPENTRLTGSIDQIELGFVEREATPRLLMKLGIQLHLAVLSLSNTVSILEIFGVKRARSTVHNWVHKADLQPETGRCPDHVAVDETVIRLNDEQYWLYAAVDPETNELLHTKLEPTTTKVFAHSFLTELSEKHDVSDAVFLVDGSHSLQDACHRHGFDFRYEKHGNRNSVERVFREIKRRTVCFSNCFSNAKAETADDWIRSFSFAWNQLI